Proteins from one Podospora pseudoanserina strain CBS 124.78 chromosome 1, whole genome shotgun sequence genomic window:
- a CDS encoding hypothetical protein (EggNog:ENOG503NVIC; COG:E), with product MAEPRRENSGPVGPPLLDLTIDNITPNTIRINSQSDDQRLTYLLSRLVTHLHDFARETRLSTDEWMAGLEFLIACGKICSEVRNEFILLSDTLGLSLLLDNINHPKPAGATEGSVLGPFHTHDAPLLENGASMTSDPAGEPMLAVCTVRDTAGNPIEGIKIDIWETDSSGHYDVQHSDRNEPSERCVMLSDEEGRFWFKGLKPVSYPIPHDGPVGKLLERLGRHPWRPAHIHFMFEKEGWDKLITALYLKGDPYETSDAVFGVKKSLVIELGKVDKETAEKYGVEEGTWLLKHDFVLTTQKDTEKLRDDLAKEALAKLGLHNLKLVDHLPVPDLD from the exons ATGGCGGAACCGCGCAGAGAAAACTCCGGCCCTGTCGGCCCGCCGCTTTTGGACTTGACGATTGACAACATCACGCCGAATACCATCAGGATTAACAGCCAGTCGGACGACCAGCGGTTGACGTATTTGCTGTCGAGACTGGTGACGCACCTGCATGACTTTGCGAGGGAGACGCGGCTGAGCACGGACGAGTGGATGGCCGGGCTGGAGTTTTTGATTGCTTGTGGGAAGATCTGCAGCGAGGTGCGGAAT GaattcatcctcctctccgacaccctcggcctctccctcctcctcgacaacatcaaccaccccaaacccGCCGGCGCGACTGAGGGCTCCGTCCTCGGCCCCTTCCACACCCACGATGCGCCCCTCCTCGAGAACGGCGCCTCGATGACCTCCGACCCGGCGGGTGAGCCGATGCTTGCCGTTTGTACCGTCAGAGACACGGCTGGGAACCCCATTGAGGGCATCAAGATTGATATCTGGGAGACGGACAGCAGCGGGCATTATGACGTCCAACACAGCGACCGGAACGAGCCGAGCGAGAGGTGCGTCATGctgagtgatgaggagggccgGTTCTGGTTCAAGGGGTTGAAGCCGGTGAGCTACCCAATCCCGCATGATGGGCCGGTGGGGAAGCTGCTGGAGAGGCTGGGGAGACATCCGTGGAGGCCGGCGCATATTCACTTCatgtttgagaaggagggttGGGATAAGTTGATCAC GGCACTGTACCTTAAGGGTGACCCCTACGAGACCTCGGATGCCGTCTTTGGCGTCAAAAAGAGCCTCGTTATCGAGCTTGGCAAGGTAGACAAGGAGACAGCGGAGAAATATGGGGTCGAGGAAGGCACATGGCTGCTCAAACATGACTTTGTGCTCACCACGCAAAAGGACACAGAAAAGCTGAGAGACGAcctggccaaggaggcgTTGGCAAAGTTGGGCTTGCATAATCTCAAGCTGGTGGATCACCTGCCTGTGCCAGATCTAGATTAA
- the TRM44 gene encoding tRNA(Ser) Um(44) 2'-O-methyltransferase (BUSCO:EOG092614DJ; EggNog:ENOG503NUA3; COG:S), which translates to MAFRPEELALDAPPVIFEDAGHSSGNTHTTPTKATWRPLYRHECAFGPPVFDSVMDNLIRNPNINSTWLFRADILHDAQDGAANPATPVDEADSLAFVADIPSFVGFELQRHVIRKLIPRNTLRDKPLDQTCLIYKSNPGGEAVERTLVIYLPHVSTPSDMPFYHPVVKGIAFVHEWTPAESCGSISLSYLFFDEQDRTVDKLIRTAFQLLMVIHKHGKGRVQGYQKRVHHDVLLPQARVQDTYTKLKQKHARSLIKGWAEQTDPEKHIFEDICIAAFMIELWRDMYGEGPFPGFVDVGCGNGLLVHILNQEGFSGWGFDARSRASWASYSTRVRSLSGEEQDSLRELVLLPTYVSRGGSGDGFDEQKAHDGVFPKGTFIISNHADELTPWTPILAAVSDCPFISIPCCSHDLSGKLFRASPPKDKTKADSTYSSFVGWVSEIAAECGWEVEQEMLRIPSTRNAAIVGRKRTGDISSVDIPALVHKYGGTAGYFDAVVRLMKQPPSTHEHEANDTGPSVGKKSKGKKPKQKQHKAG; encoded by the coding sequence ATGGCATTCAGGCCGGAAGAGTTGGCGCTTGACGCACCACCCGTCATCTTCGAGGATGCCGGTcacagcagcggcaacacacacaccaccccaacaaaGGCAACATGGCGACCCTTGTACCGCCACGAGTGTGCGTTTGGGCCTCCGGTGTTTGACAGTGTCATGGACAACTTGATCCGAAATCCAAACATCAACTCGACATGGCTCTTCCGTGCGGATATCCTGCACGACGCACAGGATGGTGCCGCCAACCCGGCAACCCCAGTCGACGAGGCTGATAGCCTGGCCTTCGTGGCCGACATTCCCTCCTTTGTCGGCTTTGAGCTCCAGCGGCATGTCATCCGCAAGCTCATACCAAGAAACACCCTCAGAGACAAGCCTCTTGACCAGACTTGCCTCATCTACAAGAGCAACCCTGGTGGGGAGGCTGTTGAGCGGACTCTCGTCATCTACCTCCCGCATGTATCCACGCCCTCGGATATGCCCTTCTACCACCCAGTAGTCAAGGGCATAGCATTTGTTCACGAATGGACGCCGGCAGAGTCCTGCGggtccatctccctctcttACCTTTTCTTTGACGAGCAGGACCGAACCGTTGACAAGCTCATACGGACCGCTTTCCAGCTGCTCATGGTCATTCACAAGCACGGCAAGGGCCGGGTTCAGGGCTATCAGAAGAGAGTCCATCACGATGTGTTGCTTCCTCAAGCGCGGGTGCAAGACACGTACACCAAGTTGAAACAAAAGCATGCGAGAAGTCTCATCAAGGGTTGGGCGGAGCAGACGGATCCCGAAAAACACATCTTTGAGGACATTTGTATCGCAGCTTTCATGATCGAGCTGTGGAGGGACATGTATGGCGAGGGACCGTTTCCTGGATtcgttgatgttggctgcGGGAATGGGCTGCTCGTCCACATTCTAAATCAAGAAGGGTTTTCCGGTTGGGGCTTCGATGCTAGGTCACGAGCGTCGTGGGCGTCGTACAGCACCAGAGTCAGGTCTTtgtcgggggaggagcaagatTCACTTCGTGAGCTGGTTTTGCTGCCGACATATGTCAGCAGAGGCGGGTCCGGTGATGGCTTTGACGAACAAAAGGCCCATGATGGCGTCTTTCCAAAAGGGACATTTATCATCTCCAACCACGCCGACGAGCTGACGCCTTGGACGCCTATCCTTGCGGCTGTCTCCGACTGTCCGTTCATTTCTATCCCTTGCTGCAGCCATGATCTCAGCGGAAAGCTGTTCCGAGCATCGCCACCAAAGgacaagaccaaggccgACTCGACCTACTCGTCGTTCGTGGGATGGGTGTCAGAGATAGCAGCTGAATGCGGctgggaggttgagcaggAAATGCTCCGGATCCCATCTACACGCAACGCAGCGATCGTTGGACGTAAGCGGACTGGGGATATCTCTTCGGTCGATATCCCAGCCTTGGTGCACAAATACGGCGGCACCGCTGGTTACTTCGATGCTGTGGTTCGACTGATGAAGCAGCCACCGTCAACCCACGAGCACGAAGCCAACGACACTGGCCCGTCGGTTGGGAAAAAGTCAAAGGGCAAAAAGCcgaaacaaaaacagcacAAAGCCGGTTGA
- a CDS encoding hypothetical protein (EggNog:ENOG503P4A7), with translation MASVSRLGLGARGVLSSQASARISPRVVRVAPTCSFSTSAALARSVRRANRAPARDEIRSPSAQIAQQKLNQKVTSNAINVIFPGTFVRPPWDQWPKDFSSRFAFFRTWVTVKAREAATKFAMVHSSRPRFFKRAALKTSNPLAILTAKGLHRSMMEALASGDKDTIRKVCASKLALPLQATIDNRPKDKLMAWELVEYTKTWFYPTVLSHKLSPIEKSKDAPIIEQVVVAISSKQRRYQYVLGADGERKKLAGTEKEMDIIENIVIGCVVDPHTWQRDEWRIVGSMKATDPNEWKEEERLVKMVEHSEAMKR, from the exons ATGGCTTCAGTATCTAGGTTAGGACTCGGTGCCCGGGGGGTGTTGTCATCACAGGCCTCCGCTAGGATATCACCACGCGTGGTACGCGTCGCGCCAACATGTTCCTTCAGTACATCCGCTGCACTCGCCAGAAGCGTCAGGAGAGCGAACAGGGCGCCGGCGCGCGACGAGATCCGTTCCCCCTCTGCTCAAATCGCCCAACAAAAACTCAATCAAAAGGTGACATCAAATGCCATCAATGTCATCTTTCCAG GCACCTTTGTCCGCCCTCCATGGGACCAATGGCCCAAGGACTTCTCGTCCAGATTCGCCTTCTTCCGGACCTGGGTCACTGTCAAGGCCAGAGAGGCGGCGACCAAGTTCGCCATGGTTCATTCCTCGAGGCCCCGGTTCTTCAAGCGTGCCGCTCTCAAAACCAGCAACCCGCTCGCGATTCTGACAGCAAAGGGCCTCCACCGCTCCATGATGGAAGCCCTCGCCAGCGGCGACAAGGACACAATCCGCAAGGTTTGCGCCAGCAAGCTGGCTCTGCCTCTGCAGGCTACCATCGACAATCGTCCCAAGGACAAGCTGATGGCatgggagctggtggagtATACCAAGACGTGGTTTTATCCTACTGTTCTTTCGCACAAGCTCTCTCCCAtcgagaagagcaaggaTGCGCCCATCATTGAgcaagtggtggtggccatttCTAGCAAGCAGCGTCGGTATCAGTATGTTCTCGGGGCTGATGGGGAGCGCAAGAAGCTGGCTGGAAcagagaaggagatggataTTATTGAAAACATCGTCATTGGCTGTGTGGTTGACCCTCACACCTGGCAGCGTGATGAGTGGCGGATCGTTGGAAGCATGAAGGCGACGGACCCGAATGAgtggaaggaagaggaacGGCTGGTCAAGATGGTGGAGCATTCGGAGGCTATGAAGAGGTAG
- a CDS encoding hypothetical protein (COG:S; EggNog:ENOG503NW5Q), whose translation MLAWGTCCRYPKFLPFLPPHHPCCVVLKQRCVALGSAILFAYPQLATISGVQGVIVYALSSALPLFAFAWLGPIIRKKCPQGFVLTEWTRQRYGDAAALFLSFMTLVTLFLYMVSELSAVGQVVNMLAGIDGLPVLIVECIITTIYTSLGGFKISFFTDNIQGTMVMALVIIATISIGVETKIDTSLIEESGLLKGNLLGWQLVYILPVALLTNSFFLSHFWLRTFASKTDRDLWTGISLAVVAILVIFVLVGCTGLVAVWAGLVPGDDLENPVDGGIAFFALLQQLPNWVVGIVIVMSVTLSTAAFDSFQTAMVTSASNDLFRNRLNIWWIRAGVVVIMVPVVVIAIRAPSILQIYLITDLVSAATIPVLCLGLSEKFYFWRGFEVVVGGLGGLFTVFLFGLVYYQDAQKGAELLLLQQGLFTGDWGCFGAFVAAPVGGILWGFGALGLRLSIQYFSAKRKGVRFDALDKPFVVDGGQQQLVGDTQHVDSGVLRDEAIADDSSDAPGIAKTKGKFF comes from the exons ATGCTTGCGTGGGGAACGTGCTGCCGCTATCCAAAATTTCtacccttccttcctccccatcacccctgCTGCGTTGTGCTAAAACAAAGGTGTGTAGCTCTCGGTTCGGCCATCCTCTTTGCCTACCCTCAACTGGCGACTATTTCCGGCGTCCAAGGTGTTATTGTCTACGCTCTAAGCTCTGCGCTGCCTCTGTTTGCCTTTGCGTGGCTCGGCCCGATCATCAGGAAGAAGTGCCCGCAGGGATTCGTCTTGACGGAGTGGACGAGGCAGCGGTACGGAGATGCGGCGGCGTTGTTCCTGAGTTTTATGACGCTGGTAACGCTGTTCCTGTACATGGTTTCGGAGTTGAGCGCTGTGGGACAGGTGGTGAATATGCTGGCGGGGATTGATGGGTTGCCGGTCTTGATTGTGGAgtgcatcatcaccaccatctacaCCT CGCTGGGCGGCTTCAAGATCTCGTTCTTCACCGACAACATCCAGGGAACCATGGTCATGGCCTTGGTTATTATTGCGACCATCTCCATCGGTGTCGAGACCAAGATTGACACAAGCCTGATTGAAGAGTCTGGGCTGCTCAAGGGCAATCTCTTGGGGTGGCAGCTGGTGTATATCCTGCCTGTCGCTCTGTTGACCAATAGCTTCTTCCTG TCCCACTTCTGGCTCCGCACCTTCGCCTCCAAAACCGACCGTGATCTCTGGACGGGCATCTCCCTTGCCGTCGTCGCtatcctcgtcatcttcgtGCTAGTCGGCTGCACTGGCCTGGTCGCCGTCTGGGCTGGCCTGGTCCCCGGCGATGACCTCGAGAACCCAGTCGACGGCGGCATTGCGTTTTTCGCGCTGCTACAGCAGCTTCCCAACTGGGTAGTGGGGATCGTCATTGTCATGTCTGTCACGCTGAGCACTGCTGCCTTTGACTCTTTCCAGACTGCCATGGTCACGTCGGCGAGCAACGATTTGTTCAGGAACAGGCTGAATATTTGGTGGATCAGGGccggtgtggtggtgatcatgGTGCCGGTCGTGGTTATTGCCATCAGGGCGCCGTCAATTCTGCAGATTTACCTCATCACGGATCTTGTCTCTGCGGCGACAATCCCGGTCTTGTGCCTGGGCTTGTCGGAGAAGTTTTACTTCTGGAGAGGGttcgaggtggttgttggcggACTGGGAGGCTTGTTCACTGTTTTCCTTTTCGGATTGGTGTACTACCAGGACGCGCAGAAGGGTGCCGAactgttgctgttgcagcAGGGTCTGTTTACCGGTGATTGGGGATGCTTTGGGGCTTTTGTTGCTGCCCCTGTTGGAGGTATTCTGTGGGGCTTTGGGGCGCTGGGGCTGAGATTGAGCATCCAGTACTTCAGTGCgaagagaaagggggttAGGTTTGATGCGTTGGACAAGCCgtttgtggtggatggtggccagcagcagcttgttgGCGATACTCAGCATGTTGATAGTGGTGTGTTGAGGGATGAGGCCATTGCTGATGATTCTTCGGATGCGCCAGGCATTGCGAAGACGAAGGGCAAGTTCTTTTAA
- a CDS encoding hypothetical protein (COG:S; EggNog:ENOG503NW5Q) produces the protein MGQPSWEASHALVYVTYGLFLIIGTGVAWTFRNQSKGEFLAGSRTQTAVPLALNFIASGE, from the exons atgggACAGCCATCCTGGGAGGCGTCTCACGCCCTTGTCTATGTGACATATGGGCTTTTCCT TATCATCGGCACAGGCGTCGCCTGGACATTCAGAAACCAGTCCAAGGGCGAATTCTTGGCCGGCAGCCGGACGCAGACTG CCGTCCCGCTCGCCTTGAACTTTATCGCTTCTGGTGAGTGA
- a CDS encoding hypothetical protein (EggNog:ENOG503P4RI; COG:S): protein MSNLAMPAAQQRRTAAAAAAADSAPGANSNTTTDYATHVTGSTTTSPARSRAQTPRYVDNPPPYSSKTATTTAVSTAISAEPITHPSVTADHHHHHQLLRAVTQSSGPVPPSSGQTQSTSVLRPRVAVVLGISTPWQILLYISRLGSIVPGLWLGLPCVLRLVYMIFSILVTNHVVVGNGQHGFSFGRLSKPSSAVSCTSPPSAPTTEVPPTRIPTTGFDIPFETSLRITETLLATIWCVASSYLSFFFTDCLMSRWLLNYTPQATIVRLLAISALNGWCTWGVLYLTGGSEDPRLLLPGWIVISTTLTLLYHLTQRKINIRKETRASISAFSIASFTSMVALLAQLHSNRTDYPDIPLVTFLSQVWGVITGLALKIMEYGNVTRDL, encoded by the exons ATGTCCAACCTCGCAATGCCAGCCGCGCAGCAGCGCCGAacag cagcagcagcagcagcagcggatAGCGCACCAGGCGcaaacagcaacaccaccaccgattATGCCACTCATGTCACCGGCTCGacgaccacctcccccgcccgcTCAAGGGCGCAAACTCCTCGATATGTCGACAACCCGCCTCCATACAGCAGCAAGACTGCGACAACCACGGCTGTCTCAACAGCCATATCAGCCGAGCCCATAACCCACCCCTCCGTCACCGccgatcaccaccaccaccaccagctcctccgaGCCGTCACCCAATCCTCCGGCCCTGTTCCCCCCTCGTCCGGGCAAACCCAATCCACGTCCGTCCTCCGACCCCGCGTCGCCGTAGTCTTGGGCATCTCAACCCCATGGCAGATTCTCCTCTACATCAGCCGCCTCGGCTCGATCGTTCCGGGATTATGGCTCGGCCTACCATGCGTCCTCCGCCTCGTCTACATGATCTTTTCCATTCTGGTCACCAACCATGTCGTTGTTGGGAACGGACAGCACGGGTTCTCTTTTGGGAGGTTATCTAAGCCTTCTTCTGCCGTTTCCTgcacctcacccccttctgcCCCCACGACAGAGGTACCGCCAACGAGGATACCAACCACGGGGTTTGACATTCCCTTTGAGACCAGCCTGAGGATAACAGAAACGCTGCTCGCTACCATTTGG TGCGTAGCCTCCTCctacctctccttcttcttcaccgacTGCCTCATGTCCCGCTGGCTCCTGAACTACaccccccaagccaccatcgtccgcctcctcgccataTCAGCCCTAAACGGCTGGTGCACATGGGGAGTCCTCTACCTAACCGGCGGCTCCGAGGATCCCCGTCTGCTGCTACCAGGCTGGATAGTGATATCTACT accctcaccctcctctacCACCTAACCCAACGCAAAATCAACATCCGCAAGGAAACCCGCGCCTCCATCTCAGCCttctccatcgcctccttcacctccatggtcgccctcctcgcccagctgCACTCCAACCGCACCGACTATCCCGACATCCCGCTCGTCACTTTTCTGTCGCAGGTCTGGGGGGTCATCACGGGGCTGGCGCTGAAGATTATGGAGTATGGGAATGTGACGAGGGATCTTTAA
- the SUI1 gene encoding Eukaryotic translation initiation factor eIF-1 (EggNog:ENOG503P3DF; COG:J): MSTEIENLKTYDPFAEADEDSGKTKQTQEYIHIRIQQRNGRKTLTTVQGIPSKFDHKKILKVVKKEFACNGTIISDTEMGEVIQLQGDQRTKIKEFLTDKESGLGLDDKTIKVHGF, translated from the exons ATGTCCACCGAAATCGAAAACCTCAAGACCTACG ATCCCTTCGCCGAAGCCGACGAGGACTCGGGCAAGACCAAACAGACCCAGGAGTATATCCATATCCGCATTCAGC AGCGTAATGGACGTAAGACTCTGACCACCGTTCAGGGTATTCCGAGCAAGTTCGACCACAAGAAGATTCTTAAGGTTGTCAAGAAAGAGTTCGCTTGCAATGGCACCATCATCAGTGACACCGAGATGGGCGAGGTGATCCAGCTCCAGGGTGATCAGCGtaccaagatcaaggagttCCTCACTGATAAGGAGAGtggccttggcctcgatgacaagaccatcaag GTGCACGGCTTCTAA